From the genome of Streptococcus marmotae, one region includes:
- the dcm gene encoding DNA (cytosine-5-)-methyltransferase yields MKFFDLFSGIGGFRMGMELEGHKCIGFCEVDKFARKSYKAMYETKGEVEFHDIRQITDQDFRQFRGQVDIICGGFPCQAFSLAGRRLGFEDTRGTLFFEIARATQQIQPRFLFLENVKGLLSHDKGRTFGTILSTLDELGYDVEWQILNSKDFGVPQNRERVFIIGHSRRYRPRFLFPFRREGSSARLKRLGNVNPSGKGLNGELYLTSGLAPTLVRGKGEGTKIAIPVLTPDRLEKRQNGRRFKDNQEEMFTLTSQDRHGVVVAGTLPTSFVQTGRVYDVSGLSPTLTTMQGGDKVPKILLREELPHLKIKEATKLGYAKATLGDSVNLAYPESTERRGRVGKGVSNTLTTSDNMGVVVAALEYRKDKWYEVTGILIDDKLYRLRIRRLTPRECFRLQGFPDWAFEKAESVSSKSQLYKQAGNSVTVPVIQAIAKELRKIEEEEHEIIT; encoded by the coding sequence ATGAAGTTTTTTGACTTATTTTCAGGGATAGGTGGCTTTCGAATGGGAATGGAGCTTGAGGGCCATAAATGTATCGGCTTTTGTGAAGTAGATAAGTTCGCAAGAAAATCCTATAAAGCCATGTACGAGACGAAAGGAGAGGTAGAATTTCATGATATTAGACAGATCACAGACCAAGACTTTAGACAATTTAGAGGGCAAGTGGACATCATCTGCGGGGGCTTTCCTTGCCAAGCATTTTCACTCGCAGGCAGACGATTGGGATTTGAGGACACTAGAGGAACTCTCTTCTTTGAAATTGCTCGAGCGACCCAACAAATCCAACCACGTTTTCTATTCCTTGAAAACGTCAAGGGCTTACTCAGTCACGACAAGGGCAGGACGTTTGGAACAATCCTTTCCACGTTGGATGAGCTGGGGTATGATGTTGAATGGCAAATCCTTAACAGTAAAGATTTCGGGGTTCCCCAAAACAGGGAGCGGGTCTTTATTATCGGACATTCTAGAAGATACCGTCCCCGATTCTTATTTCCTTTCAGACGAGAAGGTAGCTCAGCTCGTCTTAAACGACTAGGCAATGTCAATCCGTCAGGTAAAGGCCTGAATGGAGAGCTTTATTTGACTTCAGGTCTAGCTCCCACTTTAGTGAGAGGCAAGGGAGAAGGAACTAAGATTGCCATTCCAGTTCTAACACCAGACAGACTTGAAAAGCGCCAGAATGGGCGGAGATTTAAAGACAATCAAGAAGAGATGTTCACCCTAACCAGTCAAGACAGACACGGGGTAGTGGTGGCTGGAACCTTACCAACTTCCTTTGTCCAGACTGGACGAGTTTATGATGTGTCGGGCTTATCTCCGACCCTCACCACCATGCAGGGTGGAGACAAAGTCCCAAAGATTCTCTTGCGAGAAGAACTCCCTCATTTGAAAATTAAGGAAGCCACAAAATTGGGGTATGCCAAGGCTACACTCGGCGATTCCGTCAACCTTGCTTACCCAGAGTCCACAGAACGCAGGGGCCGGGTCGGTAAAGGAGTATCCAACACCTTAACCACGTCTGACAACATGGGAGTGGTGGTGGCTGCTCTTGAATACCGTAAGGACAAGTGGTATGAGGTAACTGGCATTCTCATTGATGACAAACTCTATCGCCTGCGCATTAGACGACTTACCCCTAGAGAGTGTTTTAGACTTCAAGGTTTCCCTGATTGGGCCTTTGAGAAAGCTGAGAGCGTATCAAGTAAAAGCCAATTATACAAACAGGCTGGAAATAGCGTCACAGTGCCTGTGATTCAAGCCATCGCTAAAGAATTAAGAAAGATTGAGGAAGAAGAACATGAAATTATTACATAA
- a CDS encoding replication initiator protein A, whose translation MKRISANHYQTSERYYKLPKILFESERYKDMKLEVKVAYAVLKDRLELSLSSGWIDEDGAIYLVYSNGSLMELLGCSKSKLLTIKKSLRDYGLIEEVQQSSSEKGRLANKIYLGELEYDQTPVLNSVRGGVKKTRGQSQKQPGPVLNSAPSETEDSETNRSDTKDSDFILEDEEERNSKFLKRKVEKVSQYDKDYIWGLVHAQLRKEGYTQGAADVAMLHFEKRYELALSHMRFARSAEMIADYVFNGILVETNKELRRGDK comes from the coding sequence ATGAAACGAATCAGCGCTAATCACTACCAAACCTCAGAGCGTTATTATAAATTGCCAAAAATCTTATTTGAGAGCGAACGATATAAGGATATGAAACTAGAAGTCAAAGTGGCGTATGCTGTCTTAAAAGACCGCTTAGAGCTATCTCTTAGCTCAGGTTGGATTGATGAAGATGGCGCTATCTATCTGGTTTACTCAAATGGTAGTTTAATGGAGCTGTTGGGCTGCTCCAAGTCTAAATTGTTAACCATCAAAAAATCGTTGAGAGACTACGGATTGATTGAGGAAGTCCAACAGTCGTCTAGTGAAAAAGGCCGACTAGCCAATAAAATTTATTTGGGAGAACTGGAATATGATCAGACCCCCGTCTTAAATTCAGTCAGGGGTGGTGTTAAAAAAACACGGGGCCAGTCTCAAAAACAGCCGGGGCCGGTCTTAAATTCAGCCCCTAGTGAGACTGAAGATAGTGAGACTAATAGGAGTGATACGAAAGATAGTGATTTTATTTTAGAGGATGAGGAGGAAAGGAATTCTAAATTCTTGAAACGAAAAGTAGAAAAAGTGAGCCAGTATGACAAAGACTATATCTGGGGCTTGGTTCATGCTCAATTGCGAAAAGAAGGCTACACACAAGGAGCAGCGGATGTAGCCATGCTTCACTTTGAGAAGCGCTATGAACTAGCCCTTTCCCATATGCGATTTGCGAGGAGCGCAGAAATGATTGCGGACTATGTCTTTAATGGGATACTTGTTGAAACCAATAAGGAGTTAAGAAGGGGGGATAAATGA